Proteins encoded together in one Acipenser ruthenus chromosome 40, fAciRut3.2 maternal haplotype, whole genome shotgun sequence window:
- the LOC131708105 gene encoding tetratricopeptide repeat protein 36-like: MASASDLAVLQTIFNPTTPFGDIPALDEEEQLKDDDSGFDVHVLAQVRELELQGVCAAESGDVRAALERFTEAIRILPERASAYNNRAQARRLQGDTAGALEDLGHSISLSGGAGRTGCQALVQRGLVHRLARREEEAREDFQRAACLGSAFARQQVVNMNPYAALCNSMLAQVINKMRNPELPGARDL, translated from the exons atggcTTCTGCGAGCGACCTGGCTGTGCTGCAAACTATtttcaaccccacgacccctttCGGAGACATACCTGCTCTCGACGAGGAGGAACAATTAAAAGATGACG aCAGCGGTTTCGATGTCCATGTCCTGGCGcaggtgagagagctggagttgcaGGGCGTGTGCGCTGCGGAATCTGGAGACGTGCGCGCAGCCTTGGAGCGCTTCACCGAGGCTATCCGCATCCTGCCGGAGAGAGCGTCCGCGTACAACAACCGAGCACAGGCTCGGCGGCTCCAGGGAGACACGGCAG GAGCGCTGGAGGACCTGGGCCATTCCATCTCGCTGAGCGGGGGAGCCGGGCGCACTGGCTGCCAGGCCCTGGTGCAGAGGGGGCTGGTGCACAGGCTGGCACGGCGCGAGGAGGAGGCCAGGGAGGACTTCCAGCGGGCAGCGTGTCTGGGGAGTGCGTTCGCCAGGCAGCAGGTGGTCAACATGAACCCGTACGCAGCCCTCTGTAACAGCATGCTGGCACAAGTGATCAACAAAATGAGGAATCCAGAGCTACCTGGGGCTCGGGACCTTTAG
- the LOC131708104 gene encoding complement C1q subcomponent subunit B-like: MMSLRVVAVASFLLAMVTSSAGHSCPAERGYPGIPGIPGGPGPNGKDGLKGGKGDPGDSARQVKGEKGEQGDLGAPGRVGPQGDPGPPGPPGLPGLKGSIGEMGDISATKQSVFSLRKTSKAPSRRDEPIRFDTPILLDKTAVRIDASVFVCTAKGLYYFTYHASSKGALCINIKKNNMKVVGFCDHVQGAYQVTSGSVVLELDVNDKISLEPTEKNSVLASEGADSTFSGFLLFSST; this comes from the exons ATGATGTCATTGAGAGTAGTGGCAGTGGCATCCTTCCTGCTGGCAATGGTGACATCATCAGCAGGTCACAGCTGCCCTGCCGAAAGGGGTTACCCCGGGATTCCCGGCATTCCCGGAGGACCTGGGCCGAACGGCAAGGACGGGCTGAAGGGGGGAAAGGGGGACCCAG GTGACAGCGCACGCCAAGTCAAGGGAGAGAAAGGAGAGCAGGGAGACCTGGGTGCCCCAGGCAGGGTCGGTCCCCAGGGAGATCCTGGCCCCCCAGGGCCCCCAGGCCTGCCAGGACTGAAGGGCTCCATTGGGGAGATGGGTGATATTAGCGCGACGAAGCAGTCCGTCTTCTCCCTACGCAAGACTTCAAAAGCCCCGTCCCGTCGCGACGAACCCATACGCTTCGACACACCCATCCTGCTGGACAAAACTGCAGTGCGCATTGACGCGTCGGTTTTCGTCTGCACCGCCAAGGGCCTGTACTACTTCACCTACCACGCCTCGTCCAAGGGAGCCCTCTgcattaacataaaaaagaacaacatGAAGGTGGTGGGCTTCTGCGATCACGTCCAGGGGGCTTACCAGGTGACCTCCGGCTCTGTGGTTCTGGAACTCGATGTCAACGACAAGATCTCGCTGGAGCCCACAGAGAAGAACTCTGTGCTGGCCTCCGAAGGGGCGGACAGCACCTTTAGCGGCTTCCTGCTCTTCTCTAGCACCTAG
- the LOC131708114 gene encoding complement C1q subcomponent subunit C-like — MPAPRIGVLALIALVVLLPCLPRARSESCPDEAGTPGMPGIPGLPGKDGRDGDKGEKGEPGTALVAGQFSVKGQKGEPGMVGVPGKMGRSGMSGNPGLPGPPGPVGDKGESGYHKLTLKSAFSVARGTLDYPNRFSPVRFNRIISNENGDYNPSTGKFRCKIPGSYYFVYHASSTDHLCVSIVRDSNKVVSYCDHKVNDCQVSSGGVALQLTEDQEVWLETTDYNGMIGILDKQSVFSGFLLFPD; from the exons ATGCCTGCTCCACGGATCGGCGTGTTGGCCCTCATTGCCCTGGTAGTTCTGTTGCCCTGTCTGCCCCGGGCTCGCTCAGAAAGCTGCCCCGACGAGGCTGGTACACCTGGGATGCCAGGAATCCCGGGACTGCCTGGGAAAGACGGGCGCGATGGAGACAAAGGGGAGAAGGGAGAGCCGG gaaCGGCTCTCGTTGCTGGGCAGTTCAGTGTTAAGGGGCAGAAAGGGGAACCCGGCATGGTCGGTGTCCCAGGGAAGATGGGACGCAGCGGGATGAGTGGAAACCCTGGACTGCCTGGTCCGCCCGGCCCCGTGGGAGATAAAGGGGAGTCGGGGTATCACAAACTGACCCTGAAATCTGCTTTCAGCGTGGCCAGGGGCACACTGGATTACCCAAACCGGTTCTCCCCGGTCCGCTTCAACAGGATCATCAGCAACGAAAACGGCGACTACAATCCGTCGACCGGCAAGTTCCGCTGCAAGATCCCCGGGTCTTACTATTTCGTGTACCACGCCTCCTCCACGGATCACCTGTGCGTCAGCATCGTCCGGGACAGCAACAAGGTGGTCAGCTACTGCGACCACAAGGTCAACGATTGCCAGGTGAGCTCTGGGGGCGTGGCGCTGCAGCTGACCGAGGACCAGGAGGTGTGGCTGGAGACCACCGACTACAACGGCATGATCGGCATCTTGGACAAGCAAAGCGTCTTCTCAGGATTCCTGCTGTTCCCGGACTGA
- the LOC131708117 gene encoding complement C1q subcomponent subunit A-like, with protein sequence MSRRTPLWSVAVWLAVLLTTTQGQENDSCRVHDGQPGLVGAPGRDGRAGLKGEKGEAAPQAPETELNNKGDPGERGPEGLTGPKGFNGPLGDLGPLGPTGNRGAKGEPGSSSLSYRSAFSVLRTLTSQPRGKVVFNKALTNTEDHYDTSSGTFTCVKPGFYYFVYHAMSTGNLCLSLMSTAEGWGDNTAVVGFCDYNKHKSTQVNSGGTVLKLKKGNKVWLQVSKDENHMATSPETPSIFSGFLLFPVKD encoded by the exons ATGAGCAGGAGAACTCCTCTGTGGTCAGTGGCGGTGTGGCTGGCGGTCCTGTTGACCACAACGCAGGGTCAAGAAAATGACTCGTGTCGGGTTCACGATGGGCAGCCTGGGTTGGTGGGGGCACCGGGCAGAGACGGGAGAGCAGGGCTGaagggagagaaaggagaggcAG cccctcaGGCTCCCGAGACAGAATTGAACAACAAGGGAGATCCAGGGGAGCGCGGACCTGAAGGGCTGACGGGTCCCAAGGGGTTCAACGGGCCACTGGGGGATTTGGGGCCCTTGGGGCCAACTGGGAATCGTGGGGCCAAGGGAGAACCAGGCAGCTCATCGCTGAGTTACCGCTCCGCTTTCTCAGTGCTGCGTACCCTGACCTCGCAGCCTAGGGGTAAGGTGGTGTTTAACAAGGCTCTCACCAACACAGAGGACCACTACGACACCAGCAGCGGCACCTTCACCTGCGTGAAACCCGGCTTCTATTACTTTGTGTACCATGCCATGTCCACAGGTAACCTGTGCCTGAGTCTGATGAGCACTGCTGAGGGCTGGGGGGATAACACGGCGGTGGTGGGATTCTGCGACTACAACAAACACAAAAGCACCCAGGTGAACTCTGGGGGCACCGTGCTGAAGCTCAAGAAGGGGAACAAGGTGTGGCTGCAGGTCAGCAAAGACGAAAACCACATGGCCACCTCCCCCGAAACCCCCAGCATCTTCAGTGGATTCCTGCTCTTCCCAGTCAAAGATTAG
- the LOC117966627 gene encoding hepatic and glial cell adhesion molecule-like has product MALLGWGCIICVLAAAGTIAEAVQVMVESPTVNGILGRSVLLSTSLSSTPLKSMKWSVKKEDSQTVRILKAENKTQPEITPMFLHRVELLKNGSILLRNLNFSDQGVYIVTVTDCDGREETGTINLTVSAAVVIESLSASPNSPSMGDNVTLSCRVSVGGQRNISWLKDGAPLPNKTLAHLAFPMLVPSHCGLYTCLAQDPFSSDQADYRLTGKSYKQAFLNSILS; this is encoded by the exons ATGGCACTGCTGGGCTGGGGCTGCATCATCTGCGTGCTAGCTGCTGCAG GTACAATAGCAGAAGCCGTTCAAGTGATGGTGGAGAGCCCCACGGTGAATGGGATTCTGGGCCGGTCAGTTCTCCTGTCCACCTCACTCAGCTCAACTCCGCTAAAGTCGATGAAATGGTCTGTGAAGAAGGAGGACTCTCAAACAGTGAGgattttaaaagctgaaaataaaacacagccagAAATAACACCCATGTTCCTTCATCGTGTGGAGCTCCTGAAGAATGGGTCGATTCTCCTAAGAAACTTGAACTTCTCAGATCAAGGGGTTTATATAGTGACAGTAACAGACTGCGATGGGAGAGAAGAAACAGGGACCATTAACCTGACAGTGAGCG CTGCAGTggtgattgaatccctctctgccTCCCCCAATTCCCCCAGCATGGGAGACAACGTGACCCTGAGCTGCAGAGTCTCCGTGGGGGGACAGCGCAATATCTCCTGGCTCAAGGACGGAGCTCCGCTGCCCAATAAAACCCTGGCACACCTCGCCTTCCCAATGCTGGTACCCTCGCACTGTGGGCTCTACACCTGTCTGGCACAGGATCCCTTCAGCTCTGACCAGGCTGACTACCGCTTGACTGGTAAGAGCTACAAACAGGCATTTCTTAATTCGATTCTTAGTTAG